A segment of the bacterium genome:
TCAGGTATGATGCCAGGCTCGTTGCTTCTTCTCGATGTTTCCATCGGAAGTATTCACCTGCATCATCGACACCACCAAGATGAGCGAGTAAGATGTCGGGATCTCCTCCACAAAAGAGCGATTCATCTTCTGTAGGCTCAGAGGATGTCCATTTTGCAGTATCGTGAGCATTTACACTCCGAGGGCCATCGGTTACTGATGATATTCCAGCGGCTGAAAATCCAAAACAGTCCTCTACTTTTTCACTAATGCCACCGCAGCATTTTGAATAGTAAGCAGGAACGATTGTTCCTGCTTCAGATACAAGATACTGACCTGCTGTTTGAAGAGATGCGTTAAGAGAGTCTTCAGCTGCGAATGTCACACCATGATATCGCTGACAATCATCATCGTTACATAACTCATAAGAAGAACCAGGGTGCTTTTCATTTAGAAAACATTTTGCCCAGCTCCTTGCTACTATTGTCTGTGCTTTAACGAATTCTACGGGTGTTCCAGAAGACATCTCGGATACCACGACACATGCAAGATAGTGTTCAAATGGAAGAATATTCACTATTTCAAGAAAGCCATTGTGACTTTTAATCTCAAAGACCCCGGGAAAATCCGCCTGAATTTCTTTTTTCCAGTGAAAGCTCCTTCCAGCGACGATAGGACTGATACTCAGGGTTTTCTTCGGAAAAGCTGATTTGGAAGGAGAAATAAATAGGCACTCGGTTGATTGGAGTATTTCGCCAGATTCATTGCGTAGTTCAACAGTCTCA
Coding sequences within it:
- a CDS encoding SpoIID/LytB domain-containing protein, with the translated sequence MLEPKPLNVAEKEVASSEIRVGILLLEDGKNTASIHIDAPIRCLNDNSPQALSEGRLVEPGKYSVIARDETVELRNESGEILQSTECLFISPSKSAFPKKTLSISPIVAGRSFHWKKEIQADFPGVFEIKSHNGFLEIVNILPFEHYLACVVVSEMSSGTPVEFVKAQTIVARSWAKCFLNEKHPGSSYELCNDDDCQRYHGVTFAAEDSLNASLQTAGQYLVSEAGTIVPAYYSKCCGGISEKVEDCFGFSAAGISSVTDGPRSVNAHDTAKWTSSEPTEDESLFCGGDPDILLAHLGGVDDAGEYFRWKHREEATSLASYLNERTGVTDARIVTDLNPIRRGKSGRIHEMEFIFETIAGNIGSYHSRTQYEIRSLLHPSFLFSSSISITKEAETFLFHGAGWGHGVGLCQIGGMFQAIAGRNNRDILNTYFPRAVIKTLY